A genomic segment from Chiroxiphia lanceolata isolate bChiLan1 chromosome 27, bChiLan1.pri, whole genome shotgun sequence encodes:
- the NMRK2 gene encoding nicotinamide riboside kinase 2 isoform X1 codes for MHWDSTKARQEGLGKGALADNMDYSYINNIGLRDLYSLGIKYEPITEEQALHGRGRLFRRFTRGILRRPEGAEPAGKGWKGARRERSGGGSAAPSWAGCPQSERGAAAVRGRTRHQWWQNHPDQQAHQGSPQLLRGPPGRFLQVLDSLDMEAMVSTVRAWIENPVKFARSHGVNVTPGSKEPTSQDIHILVIEGFLLYNYKPLIDLFDIRYYLAVPYDECKRRRSTRNYTVPDPPGLFDGHVWPMYLKHRKEMEDCGVDVVYLDGLKSREELYNQVFEDIHNKLLNCS; via the exons ATGCACTGGGATAGCACGAAAGCCcggcaggagggtttggggaaaGGAGCACTGGCGGATAATATGGATTATTcttatattaataatatagGACTGAGGGATTTGTACAGCCTTGGGATAAAATACGAACCTATTACAGAGGAACAAGCTCTCCATGGGAGAGGACGATTATTCAGGCGTTTTACACGAGGGATCCTGCGCCGCCCTGAGGGAGCCGAGCCCGccgggaagggctggaagggcGCCCGGAGGGAGCGGAGCGGGGGCGGCTCGGCGGCCCCATCTTGGGCCGGGTGTCCCCAGAGCGAGCGGGGAGCGGCGGCTGTGAGGGGGCGGACT CGTCACCAATGGTGGCAAAACCACCCTGACCAACAGGCTCATCAAGGCTCTCCCCAACTGCTGCGTGGTCCACCAGGACGATTTCTTCAAG TGTTGGATTCCCTGGATATGGAGGCAATGGTGAGCACGGTGCGGGCCTGGATTGAGAACCCAGTGAAGTTTGCCCGTTCCCACGGGGTGAATGTCACACCTGGCTCTAAAGAGCCAACATCCCAAGATATCCATATATTGGTCATTGAAGGCTTCCTGCTTTATAATTACAA ACCACTGATAGACCTGTTTGACATCCGTTACTACCTGGCGGTGCCGTACGACGAGtgcaagaggaggagaag CACACGGAATTACACCGTTCCCGACCCCCCCGGCCTCTTCGACGGACACGTCTGGCCCATGTACTTGAAACACAGGAAGGAGATGGAGGACTGTGGTGTGGATGTTG
- the ATCAY gene encoding caytaxin isoform X1, translated as MGMNWNGEDDTPVATAKNMPGDSADLFGDGGTEDGSATNGRLWRTVIIGEQEHRIDLQMIKPYMRVVTHGGYYGEGLNAIIVFAACYLPDSNLADYHYIMENLFLYVISSLELLVAEDYMIVYLNGATPRRRMPGLGWLKKCYQMIDRRLRKNLKALIIVHPSWFIRTVLAISRPFISVKFINKIQYVHTLEELEQLIPMEHVQIPDCVLQYEEERIKARKERAEEKQDMAERESRPVPPGEDQETSMS; from the exons ATGGGAATGAACTGGAATGGGGAAG ATGACACTCCCGTAGCCACAGCCAAGAACATGCCTGGGGACAGTGCAGACCTGTTTGGGGACGGGGGGACAGAGGATGGCAGTGCCACCAACGGCCGGCTCTGGAGGACCGTCATCATcggggagcaggagcacaggatCGACCTCCAGATGATCAAACCCTACATGAGAGTGGTGACACACGGGG GATACTACGGAGAAGGTCTCAATGCCATCATTGTCTTTGCTGCCTGTTACCTCCCCGACAGCAACCTGGCTGATTACCACTACATCATGGAAAACCTCTTCCT GTACGTGAtcagcagcctggagctgctggtggccGAGGATTACATGATCGTGTACCTGAACGGGGCGACGCCCCGGCGGAGGATGCCGGGCCTGGGCTGGCTCAAGAAATGCTACCAGATGATCGACAGAAG GCTCCGTAAAAACCTCAAAGCCCTGATCATCGTGCACCCGTCGTGGTTCATCCGGACGGTGCTGGCGATATCCCGACCCTTCATCAG TGTGAAGTTTATCAATAAGATCCAGTACGTTCAcaccctggaggagctggagcagctcatcCCCATGGAGCACGTGCAGATCCCAGACTGTGTCCTACA ATATGAGGAAGAGAGGATCAAGGccagaaaagaaag GgcagaagagaaacaagacATGGCCGAGAGGGAAAG CAGGCCTGTGCCTCCAGGAGAGGATCAAGAAACCAG TATGTCCTGA
- the NRTN gene encoding neurturin, producing the protein MRVWKFAAIASMLLSSMLSILVCRDMFSGSREHGPLSSSQASSSSSSSSSSSSLPAAPRRSPRALQRPGSLLSQYSSLLESYTEGEIRQLVSALVERYSQAMNSGGHELPLFPRAGSRRKRARARHKPCELRELEVSVSELGLGYESDETVLFRYCSGTCEAAVRSYDLSLKSMRSRRRIRREKVRARPCCRPLAYDDDVSFLDAYNRYYTVNELSAKACGCV; encoded by the exons ATGAGGGTATGGAAGTTTGCAGCCATCGCATCGATGCTCCTCAGCTCCATGTTGTCCATCTTAGTTTGTAGAGACATGTTCAGCGGAAGCCGGGAACACGGCCCCTTGTCTTCCTCACAggcatcttcctcctcctcctcctcctcctcctcctcctcactgccagcagctccacggAGATCCCCACGGGCCCTGCAACGCCCCggctctctgctctcccagt ACAGCAGCCTGCTGGAGAGCTACACCGAGGGCGAGATCCGCCAGCTCGTCTCGGCGCTGGTGGAGCGCTACAGCCAGGCCATGAACTCGGGGGGCCACGAGCTGCCGCTCTTCCCGCGGGCCGGCAGCCGCCGCAAGCGCGCCCGGGCCCGCCACAAACCCTGCGAGCTGCGGGAGCTGGAGGTGAGCGTCAGCGAGCTGGGCCTGGGCTACGAGTCAGACGAGACGGTGCTTTTCCGCTACTGCAGCGGCACCTGCGAGGCCGCCGTGCGCAGCTACGACCTGTCGCTGAAGAGCATGAGGAGCCGCCGCAGGATCCGCCGGGAGAAGGTGAGGGCCAGGCCCTGCTGTCGCCCGCTGGCCTACGACGACGACGTGTCCTTCCTGGACGCCTACAACCGCTACTACACCGTCAACGAGCTCTCGGCCAAGGCGTGCGGCTGCgtgtga
- the NMRK2 gene encoding nicotinamide riboside kinase 2 isoform X2 has translation MHWDSTKARQEGLGKGALADNMDYSYINNIGLRDLYSLGIKYEPITEEQALHGRGRLFRRFTRGILRRPEGAEPAGKGWKGARRERSGGGSAAPSWAGCPQSERGAAARHQWWQNHPDQQAHQGSPQLLRGPPGRFLQVLDSLDMEAMVSTVRAWIENPVKFARSHGVNVTPGSKEPTSQDIHILVIEGFLLYNYKPLIDLFDIRYYLAVPYDECKRRRSTRNYTVPDPPGLFDGHVWPMYLKHRKEMEDCGVDVVYLDGLKSREELYNQVFEDIHNKLLNCS, from the exons ATGCACTGGGATAGCACGAAAGCCcggcaggagggtttggggaaaGGAGCACTGGCGGATAATATGGATTATTcttatattaataatatagGACTGAGGGATTTGTACAGCCTTGGGATAAAATACGAACCTATTACAGAGGAACAAGCTCTCCATGGGAGAGGACGATTATTCAGGCGTTTTACACGAGGGATCCTGCGCCGCCCTGAGGGAGCCGAGCCCGccgggaagggctggaagggcGCCCGGAGGGAGCGGAGCGGGGGCGGCTCGGCGGCCCCATCTTGGGCCGGGTGTCCCCAGAGCGAGCGGGGAGCGGCGGCT CGTCACCAATGGTGGCAAAACCACCCTGACCAACAGGCTCATCAAGGCTCTCCCCAACTGCTGCGTGGTCCACCAGGACGATTTCTTCAAG TGTTGGATTCCCTGGATATGGAGGCAATGGTGAGCACGGTGCGGGCCTGGATTGAGAACCCAGTGAAGTTTGCCCGTTCCCACGGGGTGAATGTCACACCTGGCTCTAAAGAGCCAACATCCCAAGATATCCATATATTGGTCATTGAAGGCTTCCTGCTTTATAATTACAA ACCACTGATAGACCTGTTTGACATCCGTTACTACCTGGCGGTGCCGTACGACGAGtgcaagaggaggagaag CACACGGAATTACACCGTTCCCGACCCCCCCGGCCTCTTCGACGGACACGTCTGGCCCATGTACTTGAAACACAGGAAGGAGATGGAGGACTGTGGTGTGGATGTTG
- the ATCAY gene encoding caytaxin isoform X2, with protein MGMNWNGEDDTPVATAKNMPGDSADLFGDGGTEDGSATNGRLWRTVIIGEQEHRIDLQMIKPYMRVVTHGGYYGEGLNAIIVFAACYLPDSNLADYHYIMENLFLYVISSLELLVAEDYMIVYLNGATPRRRMPGLGWLKKCYQMIDRRLRKNLKALIIVHPSWFIRTVLAISRPFISVKFINKIQYVHTLEELEQLIPMEHVQIPDCVLQYEEERIKARKERAEEKQDMAERERPVPPGEDQETSMS; from the exons ATGGGAATGAACTGGAATGGGGAAG ATGACACTCCCGTAGCCACAGCCAAGAACATGCCTGGGGACAGTGCAGACCTGTTTGGGGACGGGGGGACAGAGGATGGCAGTGCCACCAACGGCCGGCTCTGGAGGACCGTCATCATcggggagcaggagcacaggatCGACCTCCAGATGATCAAACCCTACATGAGAGTGGTGACACACGGGG GATACTACGGAGAAGGTCTCAATGCCATCATTGTCTTTGCTGCCTGTTACCTCCCCGACAGCAACCTGGCTGATTACCACTACATCATGGAAAACCTCTTCCT GTACGTGAtcagcagcctggagctgctggtggccGAGGATTACATGATCGTGTACCTGAACGGGGCGACGCCCCGGCGGAGGATGCCGGGCCTGGGCTGGCTCAAGAAATGCTACCAGATGATCGACAGAAG GCTCCGTAAAAACCTCAAAGCCCTGATCATCGTGCACCCGTCGTGGTTCATCCGGACGGTGCTGGCGATATCCCGACCCTTCATCAG TGTGAAGTTTATCAATAAGATCCAGTACGTTCAcaccctggaggagctggagcagctcatcCCCATGGAGCACGTGCAGATCCCAGACTGTGTCCTACA ATATGAGGAAGAGAGGATCAAGGccagaaaagaaag GgcagaagagaaacaagacATGGCCGAGAGGGAAAG GCCTGTGCCTCCAGGAGAGGATCAAGAAACCAG TATGTCCTGA